In the Epinephelus lanceolatus isolate andai-2023 chromosome 6, ASM4190304v1, whole genome shotgun sequence genome, one interval contains:
- the rabggta gene encoding geranylgeranyl transferase type-2 subunit alpha → MHGRVKIKSTAQQEEERRKEREKKLKIYVAARDAIFSKRKEGIWDDEALLLTQQLLSSNPDFATLWNYRREILMHLETVREEDEVQKIYESELAFLESCLKVNPKSYGSWHHRGWVSFRLPRPDWARELSLCDRCLSLDDRNFHCWDYRRMVVKMSGVPVDQELAFTDRLIGSNFSNYSSWHYRSTLLPLLHPESPEPPSPCREPPQTSPPPSPQTHSHRVCEEQLLKEYELVQNAFFTDPNDQSAWFYYRWLLGRAEREEMISCVYVSRNEERVAVAFSRPVNAQSVGLLLVLDGQPQRVEWRSVHLRFKHSPVWICDLPPGTISDITNEHNLTVHWTEKHTHRDCALYTGRTESWCRDSATDQELFRSELSVEKTSVLQSELQSCNQLQELEPLNKWCLLTIILLMRALDPLGYEKETLAHFQTLKEVDSMRSAYYSDLCSKFMIENTILKMEYAEVRVFSMSDKNLTTLCHLDQLLLVTHINLSSNQLQRLPPQFAMLQCLEVLEADNNAIENLEGVYHLPKLEEVLLKNNKISKLTDLQPLASCPNLKRLDLRGNPVTQTANIESELAELLPSVTDLLL, encoded by the exons ATG CACGGTCGAGTGAAGATTAAATCTACAGcccagcaggaggaggagagaagaaaggagcGTGAGAAGAAACTGAAGATATATGTGGCTGCACGAGATGCCATATTTTCTAAG AGGAAGGAGGGGATCTGGGATGACGAGGCTCTCCTGCTGACCCAGCAGCTCCTATCATCCAATCCTGACTTTGCAACCCTGTGGAACTACAGAAGAGAGATCCTAATGCACCTGGAGACTGTGAG GGAGGAGGATGAAGTGCAAAAGATTTATGAGTCTGAACTGGCATTTCTGGAGTCTTGCCTGAAAGTGAATCCAAAGTCCTACGGCAGCTGGCACCACAGAGGGTGGGTCTCATTCCGCTTGCCTCGACCGGACTGGGCCAGAGAGCTGAGCCTGTGTGATCGCTGCCTCAGTCTGGACGACCGCAACT TCCACTGCTGGGATTATCGCCGCATGGTTGTGAAGATGTCTGGTGTTCCTGTGGATCAGGAGTTGGCGTTTACTGATCGTCTTATTGGCTCCAACTTCTCCAACTACTCCAGCTGGCATTACCGTAGCACCCTGCTGCCGCTGCTCCACCCCGAGTCTCCTGAGCCCCCGTCACCGTGCCGCGAGCCTCCCCAGACCTCCCCTCCACCATCTCCGCAAACCCACTCCCATCGCGTCTGTGAAGAGCAGCTCCTCAAAG aataTGAACTTGTACAGAATGCTTTCTTCACTGACCCCAATGATCAGAGTGCTTGGTTCTACTATCGTTGGTTGCTAGGCAGAG CGGAACGTGAAGAGATGATCAGCTGTGTGTATGTCAGCCGGAATGAGGAGAGAGTGGCCGTTGCTTTCTCACGGCCTGTTAAT GCGCAGTCTGTCGGCCTGCTACTGGTTCTCGACGGTCAGCCCCAGAGAGTGGAGTGGAGGAGCGTCCACCTGCGCTTTAAACACAGCCCTGTCTGG ATCTGTGATCTTCCTCCTGGAACAATAAGCGAcatcacaaatgaacacaacCTGACTGTACACTGGActgaaaaacacactcacagagacTGTGCTCTCTACACAG GTCGAACTGAGAGTTGGTGCCGGGACTCTGCCACAGATCAGGAACTTTTCAG GAGTGAACTCTCAGTAGAGAAGACCTCAGTGTTACAGTCAGAGCTGCAATCATGCAACCAGCTACAAGAACTGGAGCCGCTCAATAAGT GGTGCTTACTGACCATTATCCTCCTGATGAGGGCGCTAGACCCACTGGGATATGAAAAGGAGACTCTTGCTCATTTCCAAACATTGAAA GAAGTGGATTCTATGCGCTCTGCATATTACAGTGATCTGTGCAGCAAGTTTATGATTGAAAACACCATCCTGAAAATGGAGTACGCTGAAGTGCGCGTCTTCAGCATGTCTGACAAG AACCTGACCACTTTATGCCACCTGGACCAGCTGTTATTGGTTACCCATATCAATTTGTCCTCCAATCAGCTTCAGCGGCTGCCTCCTCAGTTCGCCATGTTGCAGTGCCTGGAG GTCTTGGAGGCTGATAACAACGCCATAGAAAATCTGGAAGGAGTGTATCACCTTCCCAAACTGGAAGAAGTTCTCTTGAAGAATAACA AAATCTCTAAATTGACAGATCTTCAGCCGCTGGCCTCCTGCCCCAATCTGAAGCGCCTCGATCTCCGCGGCAACCCTGTCACTCAGACGGCCAACATCGAGTCGGAGCTGGCCGAGCTGCTGCCCTCAGTCACAGACCTGCTGCTCTGA